One genomic region from Delphinus delphis chromosome 14, mDelDel1.2, whole genome shotgun sequence encodes:
- the LOC132437192 gene encoding uncharacterized protein: MCVWVQAGERAASTVRPKQELSLRLRPAIPIPWGPRNSQLEVLPPPAAAHPFPPPLPQHAAPPCVMIQNRGEGGRWEGRGEPESERGWEGVGGGGEGAERAFNAIGILALSPVLGCWRARAASHRARARARRAGRGTRERTAPQAGRRRGSPHTRRLPFPGRPYPPRPQETLGFPGGAHPKGPGLRRARHRPLECRRHHRSRGSSMVQLGKLLRALTLMKFPCCVLEGLLCALAVAARGQEMYAPYSIRIEGDVTLGELFPVQAKGPSGVPCGDIKRENGIHRLEAILYALDQINSDPNLLPNVTLGARILDTYSRDTYALEQSLTFVQALIQKDTSEVRCTNGEPPVFVKPEKVVGVIGASGSSVSIMVANILRLFQVDGRYGIRKRM, encoded by the coding sequence ATGTGCGTGTGGGTGCAGGCGGGCGAGCGAGCGGCTTCTACAGTGAGACCGAAGCAGGAGCTCAGCCTTCGCCTGCGACCTGCAATCCCGATTCCCTGGGGACCTCGAAACTCCCAATTGGAGGTACTCCCCCCCCCCGCAGCCGCCCACCCATTCCCTCCCCCCTTACCTCAGCACGCAGCCCCTCCCTGCGTGATGATACAAAACCGTGGGGAGGGTGGGCGCTGGGAAGGGCGGGGAGAGCCTGAGAGcgagcgagggtgggagggagtgggcggaggaggagagggagccgAACGCGCATTTAATGCGATAGGCATCCTCGCTCTCTCCCCAGTGCTGGGCTGTTGGAGAGCTCGAGCTGCTAGCCACCGAGCGCGAGCTCGAGCGCGGCGCGCTGGCCGGGGAACCCGAGAGCGCACGGCGCCCCAAGCTGGCAGGCGCCGCGGGAGCCCCCACACTCGCCGGCTGCCCTTCCCCGGGCGCCCCTACCCTCCTCGCCCGCAGGAGACCCTGGGCTTCCCCGGAGGAGCTCACCCCAAGGGGCCAGGACTCCGGCGAGCCCGCCACCGTCCCCTCGAGTGCCGCCGCCACCACCGCAGCCGCGGGAGCAGCATGGTCCAGCTGGGGAAGCTGCTCCGCGCCCTGACTTTGATGAAGTTTCCCTGCTGCGTGCTGGAGGGGCTTCTGTGCGCGCTGGCGGTGGCGGCGCGCGGCCAGGAGATGTACGCCCCGTACTCCATTCGGATCGAGGGGGACGTCACCCTCGGGGAGCTGTTCCCGGTGCAAGCGAAGGGTCCCAGCGGAGTGCCCTGCGGCGACATCAAGAGGGAGAACGGGATCCACAGGCTGGAAGCGATACTCTACGCCCTGGACCAGATCAACAGCGATCCCAACCTGCTGCCCAACGTGACGCTGGGAGCGCGGATCCTGGACACTTATTCCAGGGACACTTATGCGCTCGAACAGTCGCTCACTTTCGTCCAGGCGCTCATCCAGAAGGACACCTCCGAAGTGCGCTGCACCAACGGCGAGCCTCCGGTTTTCGTCAAGCCCGAGAAAGTAGTTGGAGTGATTGGGGCTTCGGGGAGTTCGGTCTCCATCATGGTAGCCAACATCCTGAGGCTTTTCCAG